A stretch of Faecalibacterium duncaniae DNA encodes these proteins:
- the rimO gene encoding 30S ribosomal protein S12 methylthiotransferase RimO, with translation MKIACISLGCPKNQVDLDVMVHILLSAGHETVADLGEADVILVNTCGFIESAKTEAIENILEACAYKQQNPELKVIVTGCLAERYRSQIEEEIPEVDAVVGCASNKAIDTIVARLFHGENHLESYGAKKDFPLGGKRVIGTPAHYAYLKIAEGCNNRCHYCAIPGIRGPLHSRDLADCVAEARWLAGEGVKELIVVAQDPTAYGEDWGKPGSICELLDKLNKVPGLEWIRIMYAYPERITDDFIAAMKRNEKVVPYLDLPIQHCNDTILKNMNRRSTRAELLEVIGKLRREIPGITLRTTLIAGFPGETEEQFEDLCNFVKEVRFDRLGCFAYSAEENTVAAKMDGQIDQETKDRRAELVMQIQTGIMAQKQAEKVGQTVRVLCDGIDEESGLYLCRTTGDAPEVDGNVCVSSEEPLYPGQFYDVLVEDSDLYDLYGTVAK, from the coding sequence ATGAAAATTGCATGTATTTCCCTTGGCTGCCCCAAGAACCAGGTCGATCTGGACGTGATGGTGCACATCCTGCTTTCGGCCGGTCACGAGACGGTGGCCGATCTGGGTGAAGCCGATGTTATTCTGGTCAACACCTGCGGCTTTATCGAGAGCGCCAAGACCGAGGCCATTGAGAACATTCTGGAGGCCTGCGCCTACAAGCAGCAGAACCCGGAGCTGAAGGTCATCGTCACCGGCTGCCTGGCCGAGCGTTACCGCAGCCAGATCGAGGAGGAGATCCCCGAGGTGGATGCTGTGGTGGGCTGTGCCTCCAACAAGGCCATTGACACCATCGTGGCCCGCCTGTTCCACGGTGAGAACCATCTGGAAAGCTACGGTGCCAAAAAGGACTTCCCGCTGGGCGGCAAGCGTGTCATCGGCACGCCTGCCCACTATGCGTACTTAAAGATCGCAGAGGGCTGCAACAACCGCTGCCACTACTGCGCCATCCCCGGCATCCGCGGCCCGCTGCACAGCCGCGATCTGGCCGACTGCGTGGCCGAGGCCCGCTGGCTGGCCGGTGAGGGCGTGAAGGAGCTGATCGTGGTGGCCCAGGACCCCACCGCCTATGGCGAGGACTGGGGCAAGCCCGGCAGCATCTGTGAGCTGCTGGACAAGCTGAACAAGGTGCCGGGCCTTGAGTGGATCCGCATCATGTACGCCTACCCGGAGCGCATCACCGATGACTTTATTGCCGCCATGAAGCGGAACGAGAAGGTGGTGCCTTACCTTGACCTGCCCATCCAGCACTGCAACGATACCATCCTCAAAAACATGAACCGCCGCTCCACCCGTGCGGAGCTGCTGGAGGTCATCGGCAAGCTGCGCCGGGAGATCCCCGGCATCACCCTGCGCACCACCCTGATCGCAGGCTTCCCCGGCGAGACCGAGGAGCAGTTCGAGGACCTGTGCAACTTCGTCAAGGAGGTCAGATTTGACCGTCTGGGCTGTTTTGCCTATTCTGCCGAGGAGAACACCGTGGCCGCAAAGATGGACGGCCAGATCGATCAGGAGACCAAGGACCGGCGCGCTGAGCTGGTGATGCAGATCCAGACCGGCATCATGGCCCAGAAACAGGCCGAAAAGGTGGGCCAGACCGTCCGTGTGCTCTGTGACGGCATCGACGAGGAGAGCGGCCTGTACCTCTGCCGCACCACCGGCGATGCCCCCGAGGTGGACGGCAATGTCTGCGTTTCCAGCGAGGAGCCGCTCTACCCCGGCCAGTTCTATGATGTGCTGGTGGAGGACAGTGACCTTTACGATCTGTATGGCACGGTTGCAAAATAA
- the pgsA gene encoding CDP-diacylglycerol--glycerol-3-phosphate 3-phosphatidyltransferase yields MNLPNKLTLTRIILVPVFMVFVSLTQIGTEDFNPTWYLVAGIIFAAASFTDFLDGHLARKWNMVTDFGKFADPLADKMLTTVAFIYMLRDGVCSPVVLCIILAREFAVSGLRMVAAGAKDGKVIAANMWGKVKTVLQMLTIIFYYFGTALTWGNSVMIGADCVFLSYWLCWLVAIATAISGIKYLWDNRSFINTAK; encoded by the coding sequence ATGAATCTGCCCAATAAGCTCACCCTGACCCGCATCATTCTGGTGCCGGTGTTCATGGTCTTCGTTTCCCTGACCCAGATCGGCACGGAAGATTTCAACCCCACCTGGTATCTGGTGGCGGGCATCATCTTTGCCGCGGCCAGCTTTACCGATTTTCTGGACGGCCATCTGGCCCGCAAGTGGAACATGGTCACCGACTTTGGCAAGTTTGCCGACCCGCTGGCCGACAAGATGCTGACCACCGTGGCCTTCATTTACATGCTGCGGGACGGCGTGTGCAGCCCGGTGGTGCTCTGCATCATCCTGGCCCGTGAGTTTGCCGTGTCCGGTCTGCGGATGGTGGCCGCCGGTGCCAAGGACGGCAAGGTCATCGCCGCCAACATGTGGGGCAAGGTCAAGACCGTGCTGCAGATGCTGACCATCATCTTCTACTACTTCGGCACCGCATTGACCTGGGGCAATTCCGTTATGATAGGCGCTGACTGCGTGTTCCTCTCTTACTGGCTGTGCTGGCTGGTGGCCATTGCCACCGCCATCTCCGGCATCAAGTACCTGTGGGACAACCGCAGCTTCATCAATACCGCAAAATGA